A stretch of the Deltaproteobacteria bacterium genome encodes the following:
- a CDS encoding RidA family protein has translation MASTLAGCASTPERAAPAALELLSSPAHEALALPFSEAARVGDLIFVSGQIGNLPGTLELAPGGVQAETRQALANIAAILERNGSSLRRVAKCTVFMLDMAEWPLLNEVWVATFPNKPARSALGASGLAKGARVEIECIAAAGG, from the coding sequence ATGGCGTCCACGCTCGCGGGATGCGCCTCGACGCCCGAGCGCGCCGCGCCCGCGGCGCTCGAGCTGCTCTCGTCACCCGCACACGAAGCGCTCGCGCTGCCGTTCTCCGAGGCCGCGCGCGTCGGCGACCTGATCTTCGTCTCGGGTCAGATCGGCAACCTGCCCGGCACGCTCGAGCTCGCGCCGGGCGGCGTTCAGGCGGAGACGAGGCAGGCGCTCGCGAACATCGCGGCGATCCTGGAGCGCAATGGCTCCTCGCTGCGCCGCGTCGCGAAGTGCACCGTGTTCATGCTCGACATGGCGGAGTGGCCGCTGCTGAACGAGGTGTGGGTCGCCACGTTCCCTAACAAGCCGGCGCGCAGCGCGCTCGGGGCGAGCGGGCTCGCGAAGGGCGCGCGCGTCGAGATCGAGTGCATCGCGGCCGCTGGCGGGTGA